GCAGGTTCGACAGGCTCGGCAACCTTGGCGGTGGCACAACCGGTCATTGCAAGTGCGAGTAATGCGAGTACCAGAATCGTTAACAACTTCTTCATATCATCCTCCAACTATGTTTCATCCCCAAGCGTTTCCAGCATCAGGGTAAAGAATCCATCAACACCAGATGAACTTGCAGCTTTCAACGCCTTTGCAAGGGCATCCCTCTCAGACATGGCTGCCTCTCTGTCTGCCTTCTCATAGGAGACATAGATCTGCTTGCTATCCTTCAATTGAACAGACAGGGAGTAGCGGGCATAGGCATATGGGCTACCCTCCATCGTAATTGGCTCTACAGTGTACCAGACATCCAATATTGCATAAGGATCCTGTGTACCGGTCGCAAACCCTCTCGCTTGGAGGCCTTGTTCAAAGGCAGCCTTGAGCACAGGAGTGGCATTTACACTCTCAAAGACCTCTACCGCAATGGTTATCTGCTGTGCCAGTGCTGATAGGGCTCGGTCAATCGGTGCCAGCACCTGTCTTTGTGGCTGCTTAAGCAACACCTGCAACTGGTTATAGAGAGCTTGTTGTTGCTTTGCCAATTCCCGTGTTTCACGAAGGAGCACATACTCTGCGAGCAGGGTGTCAGCAGTAGCTGATCGCATATTCAATTGAGCAATGGAGCTGCCCAATTCAGCTATTTGTTTCTGATACAGTGAGGCAGTCCGCTCTCGGTGCAATGCAACACGGGCATGGACCCTGCCTAGTTCATCAGTATAGACATTGACCACTTCAGAACCAATGATCTGGTCAGTCTCGCTGGTGACACTGCCAAAATCCATCATCTCAGAGGATTCAGTAAACGTCACATTCCCCATTGTATCGGTTGCAGCGGTAGAGAGACTGCTGACTTCAGTAACTGAGCGAACCTGGGCATTGAAAACCTGTGAAAGACTGGCAAGAGCAGAATCAACCGCCTTTTGTCGTGATGATCCAGAACCAACAGCACAGAGGTAGGTATCTTCATTATAGGCCTTGTCATAAGGGTGGTCGATCCAGGAGGGAACCTTGGAGGATCCTAAGGAGGTACAGGAAATCCCCAGAATCAGGAAGAGCAATACAGGCACCACAAGATAGTTTCTCATGTACCCTCCTACAGCTTATATTTACTTTGCTTGATGAGCTTCTTGATTGTCTCTTCTCCAACCCATACTTTCCGATTGGTCTCGATGTCGATCAATTCCGCTGAAACATAGTAGGTCCTCACCATCTGCCCACCACTCTGATCGAGATTGGTTCTCACCGATCCCTGCAACAGGTAATCTGCCCCAATTTCCTTTCCAAGTGCTTTGGCAGTTTCCTCGCTCGCAAAGAACTGCTGTTCCTCTCGCTCCTCTCTCACTGAAGCACGGAAGCTCTGGTCAGCTACCATATCGACCTTTCCTGAATTGATGAGGGCCATCTCATACCGTTTGGATATAATCGAGGTATCAATATGCTCACTGCTACGATTAAGGAACGTGCCTACGATGACCACTGGATTGTCTCCAGGATGAGCCATCTTGTACTGTGTGATCCATGGAGAGGATAGGCTGGAATCAACCAGTGCCTCTGCCACAATACGAATATCGGTGTCGTTCCAATTCCCGCTCAAGTCAATATCGGTATCAGCACTTATGCGGCTGACTGACACGGGAGACTGACATGAGATCAAGAGTATAGATACCAGCACTATAAAGAGGCCATTGAGGCTTATACGTTTCATTACAAATCTCCTTCTCATTCCGCTTCGGTATACGCAACAGTGTAACAGACTCATCATAACTTGGGTAGGAATCATTGGTACGAAAAATGATACATTCTACATTTTTTTAGCGATTCATTATTGCGCCACGCATAAGCCAATGCTACATTGTGCCCATACAGGAAGAGGAAGGATGTAATGAGATACCGCAAAAGTGTAACAAACGGGTTGTTTTTCGTCCTCCTTCTTATGCTCATCATGTTGATGAGCGGGTGTACATCCTTTATGGACATCTCTGCAACCCAATCCCTCTACAAGGGTGCCAAGTACCAAGGAGCATATGAAAGCCTCCTCCTGGAAGCCCCTTCCCTGCTCAAGAAACAGGGACCCATCATTGTCAATTATGACCTCGGAATCCTCTCTCGCCTGGGAGGAAACTATTCGGATTCCAACAACTATCTCAGTGAATCAGAGCGGCTCATCTGGGAAGCCTATACAGAGAGTGTTTCAGGCAATATTGCCTCATTTCTTGTCAATGACAACACAAAAGCGTACCAAGGCGAAGAGTATGAGGACATGTATCTCAATGTATTCAAGGCTTTGAACTATATCCACCTCGGAGAAACCGAAGCTGCTTTGGTGGAACTTAATCGAAGCATAGAGAAACAAACATTCCTCAAGCAAAAGTATGAACAATATGAGCAGCAGATGACTGCATATGCGAGAGAGGAAGGATTGGATGCCCCTGCAGTCCAAACCTATGCAACAGCCTTCTCCACCAGTGCGCTCTCCAATTACCTGAGTGCGTCGGTGGCTCAGGCTCTCGGTGAGGACAATACCCTGCACTTTGCCATCGACCAGGTCCGCCATGCCTTCTCCTCCCAGCCATCCCTTTACCCATTCCCGCTCCCCTCCGTCGTGGAACTTGAAGAAGATCCCTTCCCCCAAGACATGGGAAGGCTTCACCTGGTCTCCTTCAGTGGGCAATCCCCGTTGAAGGAAGAACGTGTAGAGAGGGTGTATGTTTCCTCATACAATAGAGCAAAGATCGCCTACCCTGTCCTTGTGGGGGGATCCTCGCAGATACAGGCTGTCAGGGTTTCCATCGAGGGACAGCCGATGATCCCACTCCAGCGGATTGAGTCGATCAGCAATATTGCCATCGATACCTTCAGAGCGAAGAGTGAGTTGATTAAAATGAAAGCAATAACCCGTGCGATGGCCAAGGCAGTGGGGATTGCTCTCTATGACGAGTATGCTGCACAGGACAACAACGTAACAGCAGGGGAAGAACTCCTGGGTATGATCTTCCGTATCGCTCGAGATGCAACAGAGAGTGCAGATGTACGCAGTACCCACTTCCTCCCTTCCGAGGCTTGGGTGGGTTATGTGGATTTACCTGAAGGGACCTACATCATCACGACCGAGTTTCTCAATGCTTCGAACCAGGTACTGCACCGCAGCCCTGGAAAAACGGTGCAAGTTCAGGCAGGGTCCTTGCATGTAGCAGAAGCATTCTGTCCTCTCTAATTAAACACTCCTCCTGTTGAAAGGAAGAGTGTAATTGAACAAGCAATTGAGGATATCTACAACTCCTCCTCATCTTCGCTTTCAAAGAGATCATCTTCGTCAAGATCATCATCCTCGGGCTTTTGTGCCACCTTCTTTGGCATTGTGTTCTGATCAAGGTCCCAATCATAGTTTGTTTCACTCTCTCTGGGCCTTCTGATTGTTTCTCGTGCATGCCTTCTCATAGTCAATCGCTCCTTTTCAACGAAAAACCAATTGAGGTACAATCCATTCCTCATCTATTACCATCATGCTAATGAGTGGAATCGTCAAGTCTGTTGAGCTCCTGAGAAGAGAAACTCCTTGATCTGGTGGAAGACCAACTCCTTCTCTCTTTCCATCAGCACCTCATGTCTCATTCCTTTATAGACCGTATAACTGAAGCGATGATACCCGATCCGATTCAGGGATCGTTCTGTATCAGAGAGACCTCGCTCCCCTCCAGGGATGGGATCATCCTCTCCAGTGATCGAGAGGATGGGAAGATCACTCTTGGTTGGGTGAAAAAAAGACCAGTCATGAAGCCGCTGCAAGGCATTAAAAATGGTATATACGGATTGCAGTTGGTATTTGAAATTCTTGCGGTACGGATCGTGCAGCCGTTCTTTCACCACCTCGGGATCAGAACAGACCCATTTCAGGTTGGCTGAAGTGGTAAGCTTGGTAGATATAATTCCATATCCATGAGGGGTGAGCAGCAACATCAGAAACCGTATAAAGGCCTTTCCCAAGGATATTCCCCGGACATAGCAAGGGGTCCCTGTCATGATCAGACCGGCAATTTCATGGTCATAGGAACCGAGGTAGAGCCTTGCAATCATGGAGCCAAACGAGTGACCAAGCAAAAAGAGCGGCAAATCTGGATAAAGATCCTTCAAGAAACAGGTAATTACATGTTGATCTTCCACCAGAACATCCACACTCGGCATATACCCCCTCACAAAGTGAGCATCGACTGAATCCCCATGTCCTCTCTGGTCACTCACCAGAACACAGTAGCCAGCCTCTTGGAGAAACAAAGCCACTTGTTCATAGCGGCTTTTCACCTCAGCTGCACCATGGATGATCTGGACGATCCCCACGGGGGAAGGAGGTCGGTACAAGACACATGAGATGAAAAATCCATCAAATGAGGGGACAAGCGTTGGTTCCATGAGAATAGTATTATCCAAGAGCACCATGAAAACAAGCGGAAAAATTCGTTAAGCAGTGGTTTGGGATGAGCTGCCCACCAATTCCAGGATGTAATTGTACAGACTTTGAGGGACAGGGTGAGAAAGCATAAACCGCATCATTACCACTGGGAGGATCCTGTCTCAAGGCTTGCCAGCAGCCGCTCATTCTGCACACTTGTCATGATTGTAATTGCTCTACTTTCTGTACGATGGGGATATCTGCCTCAGCCCATTCAATCTGCCATAACTCATGTTTCTTAAGCCAACGGCTTGCCTGATGTTCATGCAACTGAATGGAACCTTCTTGTATCTTTCCCAAATAGGCGTGCATGATAATGAAAAAGCCTGGATACTGGTGCTCTACTCTCATCAGGTAGCTTTCTATTTCAATCGTGACCCCAAGCTCTTCCTGGATCTCTCTCACGAGTGCTTCGCGACCAGTCTCACCGATTCCCAACTTCCCACCAGGAAACTCCCACATGCCTCCAAGTGTTCCCTTTTCTTTCCGCTGGGCAGCAAATACCCGGTTATCATCGATCAACACGAGTGCGGCTACTTCAATCTGTTTCATGGGATTATCCTAGCAGTAGAGTGTGTTCTTGACTAGGAAAAAATGTACTTTCAGTAGAAGCTGTTCACCCATTGTGCGAATTTTCTCTTACAAATTTGCAAAAAATGTTCAATTGCATTGACTCCTCGATTGACATTCAGCCTTGGCCATGCTAGCCTGCAGTTGCTTTGATTTTTTGCGTTGCAGCTAGTCCCTTACCCTCTCTATGTTCGTGTTCTTCATTTGAATTCCATCAACAGACAGGTTAAACGTTCGAAACTGCGCCAAAATGAGCAAATACTTTTTTGAGACAGGCTAAAGGCCTGTAAAGGATGCTTTGAATGGCAAAGAAAATTTATGTTGGTAACATGAGTTACAACACCAGCGAAGAGGAACTTCGTGACCTGTTCGCACAGTACGGCACTGTATTGAGTGCAAACATCATCATTGACCGTGAAACCCGTCGCCCCAAGGGCTTTGGTTTCGTAGAGATGGAAGACGATTCTGCTGCAGTTGCTGCTATCAGCCAGCTTGACGGTCAGGATTTCGGCGGCCGCAACCTTCGTGTAAACGAGGCTATTGCAAAGCCACGCCCGAGCTACAACCGTTACTAAGCTATTGCTTTGTAATAATCAGGAACCCTTCGGGGTTCCTTTTTTTTGTTTTCATGTAAGTAATTACGATATATTTCTTCAAAAAATCAAAATTCTTGCTTAAAAACCTTGATTCTATCAATAGAAACATATATGCTCCTATTCCAAGGAGTCACCTATGGAACCAGGACGATTCGGCCCCTATGGAGGCAAGTACATACCAGAGACCCTGATGAGTGCTATTCAGGAGCTTGAAACTGCGTATGACTCACTCAAGGATGAGGCAACCTTCCAATGTGAGCTTAAGGCCCTCTACCAGAACTATGCTTCCAGGCCAAGCCTCTTGACCTATGCCGAGAATATGACCAAGGACCTAGCCGGGGCCAAAGTTTATCTCAAGCGCGAAGACCTCAACCATACAGGCTCCCATAAGATCAATAATGTTCTTGGACAGTGCCTGCTCGCCAAGCACATGGGAAAAACACGGGTGATCGCAGAGACCGGAGCTGGCCAACATGGTGTTGCCACAGCCACGGTAGCTGCACTGATGGGACTTGAGTGTGAGATTTTCATGGGAGAGGTAGATTGCCAGAGGCAAGCACTCAACGTCTACCGGATGCGCCTGCTCGGTGCCACGGTTCACCCCGTACAAAGTGGTACCAGAACACTCAAGGACGCAGTGAATGAGACCATGAGGGAGTGGACCAAGAGAATAGATGATACTCACTATGTCCTGGGCTCGGTCATGGGACCACACCCCTTCCCCACTATGGTGAGGGACTTCCAGAAAATCATCGGACAGGAAGTGAGGACCCAGATACTTGCAGCTGAAGGCAAATTGCCTGACTACATTATTGCCTGTGTAGGAGGAGGATCGAATGCAATCGGTATCTTCCATGACTTTATCAGAGAACCCTCGGTGCATCTTATCGGTTGTGAAGCAGCAGGAAAAGGCATCGATACCAACGAACATGCAGCAACGCTAAGTAAGGGCAGCGAGGGAGTGTTTCATGGGATGAAGAGTATCTTCTGCCAGAATGAGGATGGACAAATAGATGAGGTCTACTCCATCAGTGCAGGACTCGACTATCCAGGTATCGGCCCAGAGCATGCTCAGCTGTTTGCAACCAAACGGGCAACATACGTACCAATCACCGATGCCGAGGCAGTTGATGCATTCACATACCTCAGTCGAAAAGAGGGAATTATCTGCGCCATTGAAAGTGCCCACGCACTCGCCTACGCCATGAAGCTCGCTCCTACTTTGGAGAAGGATGTAATCATCGTGGTCAATCTCTCCGGACGGGGAGACAAGGACGTGGCAGCAATCGCCCGCTACCAAGGAGAAACACTCTATGAATGACCGAATCCAGCATGCATTCTCAGGAGGCACCGCATTCATCCCCTTCGTAACCTGCGCTGATCCAGACATATCGATGACTGAAGAGTTGGTGCTCGCTATGGCAGATGCAGGAGCTGACCTCGTTGAACTGGGCCTTCCCTTCTCTGACCCCATTGCGGAAGGACCTGTGATACAACAGGCTGATGAACGAGCCCTTGCATCAGGATTCAAGATCCACAATCTATTCACCCTGATTGAACAACTGAGAAAACACACCCAGATCCCCTTGGTCTGTATGACCTACTTCAACCCGGTGTATAAGTATCAGAAGGACCGGTTCCTTTCCAGCGCAAAGCAGGCAGGCCTCGACGGTCTGATTATTCCAGACCTTCCCTTTGAGGAACAGGGTGAGATAAAGGATTCTTGCACATCGCAGGGTATCAAGTTGATCAGCATGATCGCCCCAACCAGTAGTCAACGCATCATAACAGTCTCCAAGCATAGTGAGGGATTTCTCTACTGTATAAGCTCATTGGGTGTTACCGGCATGAGAAGCAATCTGAGTGACAGTGCCAGGGAGATGGTGGAACTTGCAAAAGCGAACAGCGACACTCCCTGTGCCGTTGGATTTGGCATCCATACACCAGAACAAGCTCGTCACATCGCTACCTTCGCGGACGGTATTATCGTAGGTTCTGCGATTATGAATATCATTGCTGAAAAAGGAAGAGGCAGTGTAGAAGCAGTATCAGGATACGTAAGGGAGATGAAGAGGGCCATCACGGTGTGATATCTTTTTTTACCCAGATAGTTTCTTCTTACAGAAACATAAGGAGCATACATGCAGTACTATCCAACAAAAGAAGCGGCGTTGGCCTACCAGGATGATGGGGGTTATCTCCCTCTCACCCTCGAAATGCTTTGTGACCAACACACCCCCATCACCGTACTATCCCGATTAAAGGCAGAGAGTACCCACTGTTTTTTACTTGAGAGCGTCGATGACAGACAGAGATGGGGACGGTACTCCTTTCTCGGATATGACCCCTTGCTGGCCCTTTCGACCCAGGACCACACAACCACTGTGCAACACCGGGGCGGGAGCAAAGAAACATCACAGGGACACCCTGAGAATGTAATCAGAAGCATCCTGGAAGCATACAAGAGCATTCCCATTGAAAAGCTTCCCCCATTCACGGGAGGCCTTGTAGGATACTTCAGCTATGACTACATCAAATACCAGGAACCCCATCTACTCATCGACTACAGAAAGGATGAGGCTTTCAAGGACCTAGACCTTATGTTCTTTGACCAGGTGATCTGTTTCGATCACTATCGCCAGGTATTGAACCTTATCGTTACCTATCAGGCTAAGGATGGTGCGAGAGGATATGAGGAAGCACAGCAGCGTTTGCTTGCAATGCACAGGATCCTGCAAAATGAGTTACCTCTTAAGCGATTTCCCGGTGTCATGAAAGAAACCCTAAGACCACTCTTCAACAAGGAGACCTACTGCTCCATGGTAGAGAAGGCTAAAGGCTATATCAAGGAAGGAGACATCTTCCAGGTGGTACTTTCCAATCGTTGGGAAGCTGCATTCGAGGGGAGTCTGATGGATACCTACCGAGTCTTGAGAACCATCAACCCTTCCCCGTATATGTTCTACTTTTCCGGCAGCGAGATTGAAATTGCCGGGGCATCACCAGAGACCTTGGTCAATCTCAAGGATGGCATACTGCATACCTTTCCCCTGGCGGGCACCCGAAGACGGGGAGAAACAGAGGAAGAGGACTTAGCAAATGAAAAGGACCTTCTTAGCGATGAGAAGGAGCTTGCAGAGCATAATATGCTGGTTGACCTTGGTCGCAATGACCTTGGAAAGATAAGCAAGTTCGGCAGTGTTGAAGTTGAATCCTATCTCCAAATCCAGCGTTACAGCCATGTAATGCATATCGGCTCAACGGTGAAGGGATCCATACGGGAGGACCAGGACGCACTTTCCGCCATTGCTTCTGTACTCCCTGCAGGGACACTGAGTGGGGCTCCCAAGCTACGCGCCTGTCAGATCATCGAAGAGCTGGAGCATACCCAGCGTGGTATCTATGGCGGTGCTGTCGGGTACATCGGCAGCAACCAGAACATGGACACCTGTATTGCCATCCGCTTGGCCTACAGAAAAGGAAACAGAGTGTATGTACGTAGCGGTGCGGGTATTGTAGCAGACAGCGTGGCAGAGCGTGAGTATGCAGAGTGCGAACGGAAAGCTAGGGCGGTAGAGGAAGCGTTGCAAAGAGCCTCAGGAGGTATCCTATGATCCTATTGATTGATAACTATGACAGTTTTTCCTACAACCTGTACCAGATGATAGGGGCTTTGGATCCGGATATCCAGGTGGTCCGTAATGATGTTATGACCGTAGAAGAGATTGCATCACTCGGCATGCAGGCCATCATCATCTCCCCAGGCCCCGGAACTTGCCAGGAAGCGGGAATCATCATCAGCCTTATACAGCAACTTGGCCCAAGAGTTCCCATACTTGGTGTCTGCCTGGGTCATCAGGCGATTGCTACCGCATTTGGAGCCACAGTCTCTTATGCAGAAACACTCTACCACGGCAAACAATCAACGTGTGTATTGGATACCTCATCTCCCCTCTTCCACAACCTGGAAAGGGAAGAAAAGGTAGGTCGATACCACTCCCTGACCGTAAAGGCCGACAGCCTTCCCCCTTCCCTTACCTTGACTGGATGGACAGAGGATGGACAGGTGATGGCCATACAGCACACCCACTACCCCATCTATGGAGTGCAATTCCACCCAGAATCCATCCTCACCCCCAGAGGGGAAACATTGCTGAAAAACTTTCTCGAAGTGGCATACACATACAAAGGAGCAGCACAATGATACGGGAAGCCATCAAACAACTAAGCATGAAGCAGGACCTTGACTACGGTACAGCACTGTCTGTAATGCATGAAATCATGGAGGGGAAGGCAACCCCGGTGCAAATGAGCAGTTTTCTCACTGCCCTCTCCCTGAAGGGAGAGACAATCGAGGAGATTACCGCATGTGCAGAGAGCATGAGAAGTCACTGTATCCGACTCCTACATGACCTGCCGGTCCTGGAGATCGTTGGCACCGGAGGGGACCACCTCAAGACCTTCAATATCTCATCCACCAGCAGCATTGTTATCTCCAGCATGGGAGTTCCGGTCGCGAAACATGGCAATCGCGCCGCCTCTTCAGATTGTGGGGCTGCCGATGTGTTTGAAAGGCTGGGAGTAAACATCCAAGTCAATGAACAAAGAAGCAAAGCAATGCTGGATGAGATCGGGCTCTGCTTTCTCTTTGCCCAGAACTACCACATCAGCATGAAATACGTTGCCCCGGTGAGAAAGGAACTGGGAATCAGGACCGTATTCAATATTCTCGGTCCCTTGGCCAACCCTGCAGGAGCTTCCTTGCAGCTTATGGGTGTTTACGATGAGAGTCTTATCGTTCCCTTGGCCCAGGTAATGACCAACCTTGGGGTAAAACGGGGAATGGTTGTCTGTGGGGAAGATGGTATGGACGAAATCACCTTGACTGGAGAGACACATATCTGTGAAGTACAGGATGGTACCTTTACACACTATTCCATCACTCCTGAACAATTCTCCTTGAAACGATGCAAAGGGGAAGATCTCACAGGAGGTAATGCAGAGGAGAATGCTGAAATTACCCGTTCAATCCTCAGTGGTGAAATGCAGGGTCCCAAACGAGATATCGTACTACTCAATAGTGGATGCGCACTCTATATTGCAGGAAAAGCAAGTACCATTGGGAAAGGCATTGAACTCGCTCGAGAAGCAATCGATAGCGGAAAAGCACTACAGCAACTCGAAGCCTTCGTACAACTGTCAAACAGGGAGTAAGCATGGATATCCTACAAACACTTGCAGCAAGTACTGCCCAACGGTACCAGGGTAAGAAAATCGTGAATATTGAAACTCGTGCGTTTTCTTGTGCACTGGAAGGTCATCCATTCAAACACGCTTTGAAGAGTGACCACCTTGCGGTAATTGCTGAAGTGAAAAAGGCATCCCCCTCAAAAGGCGTCATTGCCACTTCCTTTGACCCACTGGCAATCGCAAAAGAGTATGAGACGGGAGGAGCTTCTGCATTGAGTGTTCTTACTGAACCTACCCGTTTTTTGGGTGATGATGCATATCTGGCCAATATTGGAGAAATTGTCCCCCTTCCACTCCTCAGGAAGGATTTCATCATAACTGCCTACCAGATCCTGGAATCACGGATTCTGGGAGCTTCTGCGATTTTGCTCATCGCCGCCCTGCTTGACCATAACACCTTCTCTTCCTTTCTCTCCCTTACCAGGAGCCTTGGGATGGATGCATTGGTGGAAGTACATGATGAAGTGGAGATGGATCTGGCGCTGGGAGCCGGAGCAACGATCATTGGAGTGAACAATCGGAACCTACATACCTTTTCAGTCAATCTTGAAACCAGCCTTCGTCTGATTCACTCAATCCCATCCTCTGTAACGGCTGTCAGTGAGAGCGGTATCAGGGGAAGGGAGGATGCGATTCTGCTCAAGGAAGCGGGATTCTCTGCAATATTGGTGGGTGAACAGCTCATGAGAAGTGACGACCGCGCACAAGCCGTACAGGAATTGAAAGTATGACAAAAATCAAACTCTGCGGCATGCAAAGGGAAGCTCACATAGAGTGGGCCAATGAAGCAGGCTGTGACTATATCGGCTTTGTCTTTGCCCCAAGCCGGAGGCAAATAAGCAGAACGGTTGCAACTGATTTGCGCAAACGGGTGAATGCAGCTATTGCTGTTGTTGGTGTGTTTGTTGACGAACCGGTTGAACGCATCTCCCGCATCGCTGAGGAAGGAATCATCGATCTCATACAACTGCATGGCCGGGAGGACGAGGCATACATCCGGACCCTTCGCTCAGTCTGCTCGCTTCCCATCATCAAAGCGGTCTGTTACCCTCATACCACTGAAAGCACATTCAGCACAGCAGATTATATCTTGCTCGATGGGGCAAAAGGAGGGAGCGGGAAGGTGTTCGACTGGAGGCAAGCTTCCAGCTATGACAAGCCAATATTTCTTGCAGGCGGATTACACGCCGGCAATCTGGAGAAAGCAATCAGAACTGTCTGTCCCTATGCGGTCGATATGAGCAGTGGCTTGGAAGAAAACGGGGAAAAGCAACGACATCTCATGGTACAGGCAACCGCAATCGCTCATGCCTTATAACTCGATTATTCATCTGCCCTGAATACCTGCCTCATGAAGGTAGCCTCATCCACCGGCTTGCTGAAGAGATACCCCTGATAGTAATCACAACCAATGATCTTGAGGAATTCCAGCTGCTCGGCTGTCTCCACCCCCTCCGCGAGGACCACTGCACCCATCTCCTTGGCCATAAGCAAGACAGTCCTGTAAATGGTGATGGATTCGGAATCGGGATATCGGGAGATAAATGAACGGTCAATCTTGATCATATCTGCTGGTAACTCAAGCAAGTAAGAGAGAGAGCTGAACCCAGTGCCAAAATCATCAATTGCCAATGAGACTCCATTTGTGTGTAACCGGTCCATGATTGCATTCGTATTACTGAGACTCTCCACTGCAGTATGCTCGGTCAATTCAACTTCCAACATGGAGTGTGGGATCTTTTGCCTGTTCAGTTCACTGACCAATAGGTCGGTAAGATGTACATTGGAGAGTTCATCAGCACTCAGATTGATGGATAAGGTAAAATTTGGTATGGAGGAAGCAATTTTCTCCCAGTGTGTATGAAGAAAGCTGATTGCGCTCTCAATTACGAATCTACCCAACAACTCGGTCAATTGGAGCTCTCTGATAAGGGGAAGGAACTCATCCGGATAGATTGGCCCTAACTCTGGATGATTCCACCTAATAAGCGCTTCTGCCCCAATGATCTTCTCTTTCTTGACTGAGACGAGTGCTTGATAGGCCAAGGAAAGCTGGTCAGTTTCAAACACTGAGACAAGAGCATCCTTGATTGCTGTTCTCCTTGCATAACGCATTGCAACCTGTTTATCGTAAAAAAGATACCCATGTTCCGTACCAGGAGTAACCATATGCATGGCGATAGCAGCATTTTCTACAAGAGCGTAGAGGCTGGCACTTGGTTCTGGATAGAGTGAGATTCCTACCGAGAGTTGCAAGGCAAGGGAGGATTGCCCGAAGAGATATGGAAGATGGAAACCGGAGAGAAGTGACGCAACCCTTCTCTCGATTTCGGACGCACTGCTTTTCGTTTCAAAGAAGAGCAGGTATGAATCAAATCCTGCTGAAAGAATAGGAAAGCTCGTATCGAGGACTTTCTCAAGCGTTGTAGAGAACCTGTTCGAGAAGAGCACTCGTTCCCGTTGATTGAGACGCATCCCAATCTCCTTACT
The sequence above is drawn from the uncultured Sphaerochaeta sp. genome and encodes:
- a CDS encoding LPP20 family lipoprotein, translating into MRNYLVVPVLLFLILGISCTSLGSSKVPSWIDHPYDKAYNEDTYLCAVGSGSSRQKAVDSALASLSQVFNAQVRSVTEVSSLSTAATDTMGNVTFTESSEMMDFGSVTSETDQIIGSEVVNVYTDELGRVHARVALHRERTASLYQKQIAELGSSIAQLNMRSATADTLLAEYVLLRETRELAKQQQALYNQLQVLLKQPQRQVLAPIDRALSALAQQITIAVEVFESVNATPVLKAAFEQGLQARGFATGTQDPYAILDVWYTVEPITMEGSPYAYARYSLSVQLKDSKQIYVSYEKADREAAMSERDALAKALKAASSSGVDGFFTLMLETLGDET
- the trpB gene encoding tryptophan synthase subunit beta — encoded protein: MEPGRFGPYGGKYIPETLMSAIQELETAYDSLKDEATFQCELKALYQNYASRPSLLTYAENMTKDLAGAKVYLKREDLNHTGSHKINNVLGQCLLAKHMGKTRVIAETGAGQHGVATATVAALMGLECEIFMGEVDCQRQALNVYRMRLLGATVHPVQSGTRTLKDAVNETMREWTKRIDDTHYVLGSVMGPHPFPTMVRDFQKIIGQEVRTQILAAEGKLPDYIIACVGGGSNAIGIFHDFIREPSVHLIGCEAAGKGIDTNEHAATLSKGSEGVFHGMKSIFCQNEDGQIDEVYSISAGLDYPGIGPEHAQLFATKRATYVPITDAEAVDAFTYLSRKEGIICAIESAHALAYAMKLAPTLEKDVIIVVNLSGRGDKDVAAIARYQGETLYE
- a CDS encoding (deoxy)nucleoside triphosphate pyrophosphohydrolase, which translates into the protein MKQIEVAALVLIDDNRVFAAQRKEKGTLGGMWEFPGGKLGIGETGREALVREIQEELGVTIEIESYLMRVEHQYPGFFIIMHAYLGKIQEGSIQLHEHQASRWLKKHELWQIEWAEADIPIVQKVEQLQS
- the trpA gene encoding tryptophan synthase subunit alpha, with product MNDRIQHAFSGGTAFIPFVTCADPDISMTEELVLAMADAGADLVELGLPFSDPIAEGPVIQQADERALASGFKIHNLFTLIEQLRKHTQIPLVCMTYFNPVYKYQKDRFLSSAKQAGLDGLIIPDLPFEEQGEIKDSCTSQGIKLISMIAPTSSQRIITVSKHSEGFLYCISSLGVTGMRSNLSDSAREMVELAKANSDTPCAVGFGIHTPEQARHIATFADGIIVGSAIMNIIAEKGRGSVEAVSGYVREMKRAITV
- a CDS encoding penicillin-binding protein activator LpoB — its product is MKRISLNGLFIVLVSILLISCQSPVSVSRISADTDIDLSGNWNDTDIRIVAEALVDSSLSSPWITQYKMAHPGDNPVVIVGTFLNRSSEHIDTSIISKRYEMALINSGKVDMVADQSFRASVREEREEQQFFASEETAKALGKEIGADYLLQGSVRTNLDQSGGQMVRTYYVSAELIDIETNRKVWVGEETIKKLIKQSKYKL
- a CDS encoding RNA-binding protein translates to MAKKIYVGNMSYNTSEEELRDLFAQYGTVLSANIIIDRETRRPKGFGFVEMEDDSAAVAAISQLDGQDFGGRNLRVNEAIAKPRPSYNRY
- a CDS encoding alpha/beta fold hydrolase; protein product: MEPTLVPSFDGFFISCVLYRPPSPVGIVQIIHGAAEVKSRYEQVALFLQEAGYCVLVSDQRGHGDSVDAHFVRGYMPSVDVLVEDQHVITCFLKDLYPDLPLFLLGHSFGSMIARLYLGSYDHEIAGLIMTGTPCYVRGISLGKAFIRFLMLLLTPHGYGIISTKLTTSANLKWVCSDPEVVKERLHDPYRKNFKYQLQSVYTIFNALQRLHDWSFFHPTKSDLPILSITGEDDPIPGGERGLSDTERSLNRIGYHRFSYTVYKGMRHEVLMEREKELVFHQIKEFLFSGAQQT
- a CDS encoding anthranilate synthase component I family protein, yielding MQYYPTKEAALAYQDDGGYLPLTLEMLCDQHTPITVLSRLKAESTHCFLLESVDDRQRWGRYSFLGYDPLLALSTQDHTTTVQHRGGSKETSQGHPENVIRSILEAYKSIPIEKLPPFTGGLVGYFSYDYIKYQEPHLLIDYRKDEAFKDLDLMFFDQVICFDHYRQVLNLIVTYQAKDGARGYEEAQQRLLAMHRILQNELPLKRFPGVMKETLRPLFNKETYCSMVEKAKGYIKEGDIFQVVLSNRWEAAFEGSLMDTYRVLRTINPSPYMFYFSGSEIEIAGASPETLVNLKDGILHTFPLAGTRRRGETEEEDLANEKDLLSDEKELAEHNMLVDLGRNDLGKISKFGSVEVESYLQIQRYSHVMHIGSTVKGSIREDQDALSAIASVLPAGTLSGAPKLRACQIIEELEHTQRGIYGGAVGYIGSNQNMDTCIAIRLAYRKGNRVYVRSGAGIVADSVAEREYAECERKARAVEEALQRASGGIL